One Ictalurus furcatus strain D&B chromosome 21, Billie_1.0, whole genome shotgun sequence genomic region harbors:
- the il19l gene encoding interleukin 19 like, which translates to MKTSLTCILAICALLASIWGSAMGRRLHLGSCALTVHTHELRHHFEQIRHNMITQDNHKGVRLLRGDTMKSLQPTDSCCFLRQLLRFYIEKVFSGYTSSQSLHQRTTSVLANSFLSMTKDLRACHAQMLCQCSQETNLKFDAIQETYDKLEVGAASVKAIGELDSLLEWLESFHTKDHKHHHHDSK; encoded by the exons ATGAAAACTTCCCTAACGTGCATCCTGGCTATTTGCGCCTTGCTGGCCAGCATTTGGGGCTCAGCCATGGGACGCAGGCTCCATCTGGGTTCCTGTGCGCTGACGGTTCACACTCACGAGCTCAGGCATCACTTCGAGCAGATCCGCCACAATATG ATCACACAAGACAACCACAAGGGTGTGAGGTTGCTGAGGGGGGACACGATGAAGAGCTTGCAG CCTACAGACAGCTGCTGCTTTCTTAGGCAACTTCTACGCTTCTACATCGAGAAGGTCTTCAGCGGCTACACGAGCAGCCAGTCGCTCCACCAGAGAACCACCAGCGTTCTAGCCAACTCTTTTCTCAGCATGACCAAGGACTTGCGAGCATGT CACGCTCAGATGCTCTGCCAGTGCAGCCAGGAAACCAACCTGAAATTTGACGCCATTCAGGAAACCTATGACAAG CTGGAAGTTGGGGCTGCATCAGTAAAGGCCATAGGAGAGCTGGACTCTCTTCTGGAGTGGCTGGAGAGCTTCCATACGAAAGACCACAAGCACCACCATCATGATTCAAAATAG
- the prelp gene encoding prolargin codes for MKAELGYCSLLLLLLTVDVWGQQTRPRPRPRPKPPTTRRPPKKEPEPMEPTDFPPVIIGPPSSFPDCPRECMCPASFPNALYCENRNLRKVPVIPPRTHYLYLQNNYIDSVTADSFNNATELKWINLGNNRIRSIEKQVFEKIPNLLHLYMQKNFLKEVPSNLPTGLEQLRLSRNQISKIAPGTFNKMEHLVLLDLHHNRISDSNLAKNIFKDLKNLVQLNLAHNILRKMPANIPNSIAQLFLDRNNIEDIPRDYFKDFTNLAFVRLNFNHLTDKGLPKMVFNVSTLMDLHLAHNNLTTVPLFNTHLEHLHLNNNNIESINGTAICPFTLTEDVHDPDSVPRLRYLRLDGNHLTPPIPLDVIMCFRHLHSIVI; via the exons ATGAAGGCTGAGCTAGGATACTGctctctgcttcttcttctccttactGTAGATGTTTGGGGACAGCAGACCAGACCCCGACCTCGACCTCGACCAAAACCTCCCACCACCAGGAGGCCTCCCAAGAAAGAACCAGAACCCATGGAGCCCACCGACTTTCCTCCTGTTATCATTGGTCCTCCTTCGTCATTCCCAGACTGCCCAAGGGAATGCATGTGCCCCGCTTCCTTCCCAAATGCCTTGTACTGTGAGAACCGCAACCTCCGCAAAGTCCCGGTCATCCCGCCTCGCACCCACTATCTCTACCTACAGAACAACTACATTGATTCAGTGACTGCAGATTCCTTTAACAATGCCACAGAGCTCAAGTGGATAAACCTAGGGAATAATCGGATTCGGTCTATAGAGAAACAAGTGTTTGAGAAGATTCCAAACCTGCTGCATCTATATATGCAGAAGAACTTTTTAAAGGAAGTCCCAAGCAATCTGCCTACTGGCTTGGAGCAACTACGACTCAGTCGTAATCAGATCTCAAAGATCGCTCCTGGAACGTTCAACAAGATGGAACACCTTGTTCTTCTGGACTTGCATCATAACAGGATCAGTGACAGCAACCTAGCCAAGAATATCTttaaagatcttaaaaatctggTACAGCTTAACCTGGCTCACAACATCCTGAGGAAGATGCCTGCAAATATACCCAACAGCATAGCCCAGTTGTTCTTGGACAGGAACAACATTGAGGACATTCCCCGGGACTATTTTAAGGACTTCACGAACCTGGCCTTTGTCAGACTTAACTTCAACCACTTGACTGACAAGGGCCTCCCAAAGATGGTATTCAATGTTAGCACACTGATGGATTTGCACTTGGCGCACAACAATCTGACTACCGTTCCACTGTTCAACACCCACCTGGAGCATCTACAccttaacaacaacaatattgaGA GTATCAATGGAACAGCAATCTGTCCTTTTACCCTGACTGAGGATGTGCATGATCCAGACAGCGTGCCCAGGCTGAGGTACCTCCGGCTGGATGGTAACCACTTGACCCCACCCATCCCACTGGACGTCATCATGTGTTTTAGACATCTCCACTCAATAGTGATTTAG
- the il10 gene encoding interleukin-10 produces the protein MGRNFWAIKKAPLSFSALLLPLRIQLQAYERVNTGVTRSSRMLLLRFLLLSLLTALLLGAAQCTKIICKDSCCSFVEGFPVRLKALRSSYAVIRDYYESMDQLDTSLFNRTVLDHFKTPYGCSVMNDILHFYLETVLPNAISGHMNRKNFKTPIDTIGSLFQELKRELVKCRSYFTCRKPFEISSVKNSYHQMGGKGLYKAMGELDMLFNYIEDYVASQKRKR, from the exons ATGGGAAGGAATTTTTGGGCTATAAAAAAGGCACCTCTGAGCTTTTCTGCACTTCTCCTCCCCCTGAGGATTCAGCTGCAGGCTTACGAAAGGGTTAACACCGGTGTGACGAGATCTTCGAGAATGCTCCTGCTTAGGTTCCTCCTGCTTTCTTTGCTGACTGCTCTGCTGCTTGGGGCCGCTCAGTGCACAAAGATCATCTGCAAAGACAGCTGCTGCTCCTTCGTTGAGGGATTTCCAGTCAGATTGAAAGCACTTCGTTCTTCATACGCCGTGATCCGAGACTACTAT GAATCCATGGATCAGCTGGACACCTCACTATTCAATAGGACAGTTCTTGACCACTTCAAA ACCCCTTATGGATGCAGTGTCATGAACGACATTCTGCATTTCTACTTGGAGACAGTGTTGCCCAATGCCATCAGCGGGCACATGAACAGAAAGAATTTCAAAACGCCCATCGACACAATCGGAAGCTTATTTCAAGAGCTCAAGAGGGAGCTGGTCAAATGT AGGAGTTACTTCACATGCCGGAAACCTTTTGAAATCTCCAGCGTCAAGAACTCCTACCATCAG ATGGGAGGAAAAGGCCTGTACAAAGCCATGGGAGAGCTGGACATGTTGTTCAACTACATTGAAGATTATGTAGCATCTCAGAAACGTAAACGCTGA